In Devosia chinhatensis, the following are encoded in one genomic region:
- a CDS encoding ABC transporter ATP-binding protein: MTQLSVKNLSVEIEGKQLVDAVLFDLQPGEFVGLVGPNGSGKSTLLRAIYRVLKPESGRVIHLGDDVWKLTARDAARRTAVVAQEQMGEFDFTVRELVQMGRTPHKGLLDGDSTGDRDIVDQCLEEVAMSHCATRSFLSLSGGEKQRVLVARALAQQAPFLVLDEPTNHLDIRHQLELLDLIRRLKITTLAALHDLTLAARYCDRLAMMHGGTLIAVGTPAEVLTADRIREAYGVEAEISNYDGRTRIDFDLKR, encoded by the coding sequence ATGACCCAGCTCTCCGTCAAAAACCTGTCTGTCGAGATCGAGGGAAAGCAGCTCGTTGACGCCGTACTCTTCGATCTCCAGCCCGGCGAATTCGTCGGCCTGGTCGGTCCCAACGGCTCGGGCAAATCCACGCTGTTGCGCGCCATTTACCGGGTGCTCAAGCCCGAGTCCGGCCGTGTCATACATCTGGGCGACGATGTCTGGAAACTCACCGCCCGCGATGCCGCCCGCCGCACAGCGGTGGTGGCGCAGGAGCAGATGGGGGAGTTCGACTTTACCGTGCGCGAGCTGGTGCAGATGGGCCGAACGCCACACAAAGGACTGCTCGATGGTGACAGCACTGGCGATCGTGATATCGTCGACCAGTGCCTCGAAGAAGTCGCTATGAGCCATTGTGCGACACGATCGTTCCTCAGCCTGTCCGGCGGCGAGAAGCAGCGCGTGCTGGTCGCCCGGGCATTGGCGCAGCAGGCGCCATTCTTGGTGCTCGACGAACCCACCAACCACCTCGACATCCGTCATCAGCTTGAACTGCTGGACTTGATCCGGCGGCTGAAGATCACGACGCTCGCTGCGCTGCATGACCTGACGCTAGCAGCCCGCTACTGCGACCGCCTGGCGATGATGCATGGCGGTACGCTCATCGCTGTCGGCACACCCGCAGAGGTGCTGACGGCGGACCGGATCCGGGAAGCGTACGGCGTGGAGGCCGAAATCTCTAACTACGACGGGCGAACACGGATTGACTTCGACCTTAAGCGCTAG
- a CDS encoding FecCD family ABC transporter permease — MTALASDAPARTRSSWQEHLRDLPLPLVSAVLAAGLVLSLTLAVTIGPVDLSMRTVWQIAFAKLTGTSGNWTGAQENIVWMLRFPRVLLAAVVGGGLAAVGVAMQAVVRNPLADPYVLGISSGASVGAVLVLGTGAFGFFGIYAVSAGAFAGAVASFTLVFLIAVAGGQLSPLRLVLAGMACGYSLSGLTSLIVLTSENRELARNAMEWMLGSLGGASWSDLGLPSAVLLVGTLWLSLSGRALNALLVGDDTARTLGIDVGRLRVTLFIVLSLLTGVMVAVSGAIGFVGLVIPHVVRMLVGTDHRRVLPVSVLIGAIFLVWVDVVARMAFAPIELPVGVITALLGGPFFVWMLVAQRWKSRDAA, encoded by the coding sequence GTGACCGCTCTTGCATCCGACGCTCCCGCCCGGACACGCTCGTCTTGGCAGGAGCACCTCCGCGACCTGCCGCTGCCGCTGGTCAGCGCCGTGCTGGCGGCTGGCCTTGTGCTGTCGCTGACGCTTGCGGTCACCATCGGGCCGGTGGACCTCTCCATGCGGACAGTGTGGCAGATCGCTTTCGCCAAGCTCACCGGCACCAGCGGGAACTGGACAGGCGCGCAGGAGAACATCGTCTGGATGTTGCGCTTCCCGCGCGTGCTGCTGGCGGCAGTGGTCGGCGGCGGGCTGGCTGCGGTCGGCGTCGCCATGCAGGCGGTGGTGCGCAACCCCCTGGCCGACCCCTACGTACTCGGCATCTCGTCGGGCGCCTCGGTGGGCGCAGTGCTGGTGCTAGGCACCGGCGCATTCGGATTCTTCGGCATCTACGCCGTCTCAGCTGGTGCCTTCGCCGGTGCAGTGGCGTCGTTCACGCTGGTGTTCCTCATCGCCGTCGCGGGCGGGCAACTCTCGCCTCTGCGGCTCGTGCTCGCCGGCATGGCCTGCGGCTATTCGCTCTCGGGGCTGACAAGTCTAATCGTACTCACCTCCGAGAATCGCGAACTGGCGCGCAACGCGATGGAATGGATGCTGGGCAGCCTCGGCGGCGCGTCCTGGTCCGATCTGGGGCTGCCGTCAGCCGTCCTCTTGGTTGGGACGCTATGGTTGTCGCTGAGCGGCCGCGCCCTCAATGCGCTGCTGGTCGGCGACGATACGGCGCGCACGCTGGGCATTGATGTCGGTCGCCTGCGGGTAACTCTGTTTATCGTGCTCTCGCTGCTCACCGGCGTTATGGTCGCCGTCTCTGGTGCCATAGGCTTTGTCGGCCTCGTCATCCCGCATGTGGTTCGTATGCTGGTCGGCACCGACCATCGACGGGTGCTGCCGGTCTCGGTGCTCATCGGCGCCATATTCCTCGTCTGGGTCGATGTCGTCGCCCGCATGGCCTTCGCGCCAATCGAGTTGCCGGTCGGCGTCATCACAGCACTGCTCGGCGGCCCGTTCTTTGTCTGGATGCTGGTCGCGCAGCGCTGGAAGTCGCGGGACGCAGCATGA
- a CDS encoding ABC transporter substrate-binding protein, with translation MKLKSLLAAALLATLPALAVAQSTTYPLTIQNGENTLVFEKAPERAVTLNGHVTELALSLGLAPKMVGTAYLNHPILPELKADYDSIPILSDGTGSRALEVVLGTNADFAFGRLSAFRDTAVAPVEKLKELGINAYAVKGTLIKGATMADVYTDITNLGLIFDIQPAATALINKIKGEIAEVADLIAAAGKPKVRVLVYDSGEDAIYTTGKALQTHLIELAGGENVFADLEETWSDVSWEEAVARAPDVIVINDYGQTSAEDKIALLKDNPALASVPAIQNDRFVVLPLPSAFEGVRNPDAVRTLAAGFYPDLFQ, from the coding sequence ATGAAGCTCAAATCCCTCTTGGCCGCAGCGCTGCTCGCCACGCTGCCGGCCCTCGCGGTCGCGCAGTCGACGACCTATCCGCTGACTATCCAGAACGGCGAAAACACACTGGTGTTCGAAAAGGCGCCCGAACGCGCCGTGACCCTCAATGGTCATGTCACCGAGCTGGCATTGTCGCTGGGGCTGGCGCCGAAAATGGTCGGCACTGCCTATCTCAACCACCCGATCCTGCCTGAGCTCAAGGCCGACTACGACAGTATACCGATCCTTTCGGACGGCACTGGCTCGCGGGCACTTGAAGTGGTGCTCGGTACCAATGCCGACTTCGCCTTCGGTCGCCTCAGTGCCTTCCGCGACACCGCAGTGGCGCCGGTCGAAAAGCTCAAGGAACTCGGGATCAACGCCTATGCGGTCAAGGGCACCTTGATCAAGGGTGCCACCATGGCGGACGTCTACACGGACATCACCAACCTAGGGCTAATCTTCGACATTCAGCCGGCCGCGACGGCGCTGATCAACAAGATCAAAGGCGAAATCGCCGAAGTTGCTGACCTCATTGCGGCGGCGGGCAAGCCGAAGGTGAGAGTGCTGGTGTATGACAGCGGCGAGGACGCGATCTACACCACCGGCAAGGCGCTGCAAACCCATCTCATCGAACTGGCGGGCGGCGAGAACGTCTTCGCTGATCTCGAGGAGACCTGGTCGGATGTGAGCTGGGAAGAAGCCGTTGCCCGCGCGCCGGACGTGATCGTCATCAACGATTACGGTCAGACCAGCGCCGAGGACAAGATCGCGCTGCTCAAGGACAACCCGGCGCTGGCCAGCGTACCGGCGATCCAGAACGACCGCTTCGTCGTGCTGCCGCTGCCGTCGGCCTTCGAGGGTGTCCGCAATCCCGATGCGGTCCGCACTTTGGCGGCCGGATTCTATCCGGACCTGTTCCAGTGA
- a CDS encoding (2Fe-2S) ferredoxin domain-containing protein → MLRPDAVIVCISQQHLNAARQRELSALVSEASPVPARMVRLEGTGPHLGDALDELVAAGHRSILVQPLGLPFSKSLAAWLPGVLAHWRQERQWPDVTLLIGPDQAINDDTIRRIVSAAVAADNAELIAETQKPSLGKPGWNQPPSFRHHLIVCTGPRCHFRGAPNLKLALSEELTRVGLGGECLVATSGCLYPCNQGPLLAAYPRGEWYRLLDREAVARFVETVIGRGNPVPELLVHRVAPLDAPADVTPFKGENE, encoded by the coding sequence ATGCTTCGACCTGATGCCGTTATTGTTTGCATTTCCCAGCAGCATCTGAACGCCGCGCGGCAGCGCGAGCTTTCCGCACTCGTGTCCGAGGCTTCGCCGGTTCCGGCGCGCATGGTACGGCTCGAGGGCACCGGCCCGCATCTGGGCGATGCGCTGGATGAACTGGTGGCAGCGGGCCACCGCAGCATTCTCGTGCAGCCGCTCGGGCTACCCTTTTCGAAGAGTCTCGCGGCGTGGCTGCCGGGCGTGCTGGCGCACTGGCGGCAGGAGCGGCAGTGGCCGGATGTAACTCTGCTGATTGGGCCCGACCAGGCGATAAACGACGACACTATCCGTCGCATCGTCAGTGCGGCCGTAGCGGCGGATAATGCCGAGTTGATTGCGGAGACGCAGAAGCCCAGCCTCGGCAAGCCGGGCTGGAACCAGCCGCCGTCATTTCGGCATCACCTGATCGTCTGCACCGGCCCCCGTTGCCACTTTCGCGGCGCCCCGAACCTGAAGCTCGCGCTCAGCGAGGAACTCACCCGCGTCGGTCTCGGCGGCGAATGTCTCGTCGCCACCTCGGGCTGCCTCTACCCCTGCAATCAGGGTCCGCTGCTCGCCGCCTATCCACGCGGCGAATGGTACCGGCTGCTCGACCGCGAGGCTGTCGCCCGCTTCGTCGAGACCGTCATCGGCCGCGGCAACCCGGTCCCCGAACTCCTCGTCCACCGCGTCGCGCCGCTCGACGCCCCGGCCGACGTCACCCCTTTTAAAGGAGAAAACGAATGA
- a CDS encoding siderophore ABC transporter substrate-binding protein — MKSVWLAALAAVAFATPTHAQDIVVNHAQGETTLSGVPAKVLVQDWATFDNLNALGIDVAGAPSSNVPGYLADKVPAEYLQLGSLFEPDFEGIAASESDVYFVSARSAEAYGTAKDILPTIDMSLADNSDILGGIKANLVKLGDIFGRQAEAEQLNAALDAKVEEVKAAAADKGNALVIVTNAGNVGVYGPDSRVAWIHNQLGIPSAMADVEDGDHGGDGISMEFILETNPDWLFVVDRDAGTGETAGAAAALLDNELVNQTKAAQEGHIIYLDPQAAYITMHGYQGVMLLLDQVLAGLNA; from the coding sequence ATGAAATCAGTCTGGCTTGCTGCCCTTGCCGCAGTCGCTTTCGCGACGCCAACCCATGCTCAGGACATCGTGGTCAACCACGCTCAAGGTGAAACCACCTTGTCGGGCGTCCCGGCCAAGGTACTGGTGCAGGATTGGGCGACCTTCGACAATCTCAATGCACTGGGGATCGACGTTGCGGGTGCCCCCTCGAGCAATGTCCCTGGCTACCTTGCCGACAAGGTACCGGCTGAATATCTCCAGCTCGGTTCGCTGTTCGAGCCCGATTTCGAGGGCATCGCGGCGTCTGAATCCGACGTCTACTTCGTTTCGGCTCGGTCTGCCGAAGCTTACGGCACTGCAAAGGACATTCTGCCGACGATCGACATGTCGCTGGCCGACAATTCCGATATCCTTGGCGGCATCAAAGCCAATCTCGTCAAGCTCGGCGATATCTTCGGCAGGCAAGCTGAAGCTGAGCAACTCAATGCTGCGCTCGACGCGAAGGTCGAAGAGGTAAAGGCCGCCGCCGCCGACAAGGGCAATGCGCTTGTTATCGTGACCAATGCCGGCAATGTCGGCGTCTATGGCCCGGACTCACGCGTCGCCTGGATCCATAACCAGCTCGGCATTCCTTCGGCCATGGCCGATGTCGAAGACGGCGACCATGGTGGCGATGGCATTTCGATGGAGTTCATCCTCGAAACCAATCCCGATTGGCTCTTTGTTGTCGACCGCGACGCAGGCACCGGCGAAACGGCGGGCGCCGCCGCAGCCCTGCTCGACAACGAGCTGGTCAATCAGACCAAGGCTGCCCAGGAAGGGCACATCATCTATCTCGACCCGCAGGCCGCCTACATCACCATGCATGGCTACCAGGGCGTCATGCTGCTGCTCGACCAGGTTCTAGCTGGCCTCAACGCCTAA
- a CDS encoding ABC transporter permease, which translates to MRLLILAIVVTLLLAVTSLFVGVSDVSLDALLSTSPQDRPMQVLLISRIPRTLAIILAGSSMAIAGLVMQMVVRNRFVEPSTAGTTESASLGFLVAAVFVPGWPLMGKMLISAGFALAGTALFLRILRAVPLRDVMLVPLVGIMLGGIIGAVTSFFAYRLELLPSLLAWNMGDFSGILRGRYELLWIGLGCGVFAYLAADRFTVAGMGKDFTTNLGLNYQRVMVLGLVIVSMVSATVLVTAGSIPFLGLIIPNLVSLMVGDNMRRTVPWVAVMGAGFVLACDILGRIVRYPYEIPISVVVGVIGSAMFLFLLLRTRRHAS; encoded by the coding sequence TTGCGCCTTCTCATCCTCGCCATCGTTGTGACGCTGCTGTTGGCGGTGACGAGCCTTTTTGTCGGCGTCAGCGACGTCTCGCTTGACGCCTTGCTCTCGACATCGCCGCAAGATCGGCCGATGCAGGTGCTGCTGATCAGCCGCATCCCGCGCACGCTGGCGATCATCCTGGCCGGTTCTTCCATGGCCATAGCCGGCCTCGTCATGCAGATGGTCGTGCGCAACCGCTTCGTCGAACCATCCACAGCGGGCACCACCGAGTCCGCCAGTCTCGGCTTTCTCGTTGCCGCGGTTTTCGTGCCCGGTTGGCCACTGATGGGCAAAATGCTGATTTCCGCCGGGTTCGCACTGGCCGGGACGGCGCTGTTCCTGCGCATCCTTCGGGCCGTTCCGCTGCGCGACGTGATGCTGGTGCCGCTGGTCGGCATCATGCTGGGTGGCATCATCGGCGCGGTGACCAGCTTCTTCGCCTATCGCCTTGAACTGCTCCCTTCGCTGCTGGCTTGGAATATGGGCGATTTCTCCGGCATCCTGCGGGGGCGCTATGAGCTGCTCTGGATTGGCCTTGGCTGCGGTGTGTTCGCATACCTAGCCGCCGATCGATTCACCGTCGCCGGCATGGGCAAGGATTTCACCACAAACCTGGGGCTCAACTACCAGCGCGTCATGGTGCTCGGACTGGTCATCGTGTCGATGGTCAGCGCCACTGTGCTTGTTACCGCCGGGTCCATCCCGTTCCTCGGCCTCATCATCCCCAATCTGGTCAGCCTGATGGTGGGCGACAACATGCGTCGCACTGTTCCCTGGGTCGCGGTGATGGGCGCGGGCTTCGTTCTCGCCTGCGATATCCTTGGCCGCATCGTGCGCTATCCCTACGAAATTCCCATCAGCGTCGTCGTCGGCGTCATCGGCAGCGCCATGTTCCTCTTTCTGCTGCTCAGGACGCGCCGCCATGCCAGCTGA
- a CDS encoding iron chelate uptake ABC transporter family permease subunit codes for MSRPTFALLILATLALVSIACFMVIGARGSWSFILPFRGRKLLALCLVAYSVAVSTVLFQTVTNNRILTPSIMGFDALYVLLQTSIVFFLGVGALVNIDQQMQFGIEIAVMVLFSGLLFRWLFLGEERSLTLLVLVGIVFGILFRSLSQFMQRLLDPNAFQVLQDSFFASFATVDSTLLAVATAIVVLVSLCALRLGHTFDVLSLGRAHAINLGVDYKRTVVVILVLVSVLVAVSTALVGPITFFGLLVASLAHSLVGTSRHRYVLPAAVLLAVTCLVGGQTVLERVFAFDTALSIIIEFLGGIVFIFLVLRRAAR; via the coding sequence ATGTCGCGGCCGACCTTCGCGTTGCTCATTCTTGCGACGTTGGCCCTCGTCTCGATCGCCTGCTTCATGGTAATCGGCGCCAGGGGCAGCTGGAGCTTCATCCTGCCCTTTCGTGGTCGCAAGCTCCTGGCGCTCTGTCTTGTTGCCTATTCGGTCGCCGTCTCTACCGTGCTGTTCCAGACCGTCACCAACAACCGCATCCTGACGCCCTCGATCATGGGCTTTGATGCCCTCTACGTGTTGTTGCAGACGTCCATTGTCTTCTTCCTCGGCGTCGGTGCGCTGGTCAACATAGATCAGCAGATGCAGTTCGGCATCGAAATAGCAGTCATGGTGCTGTTTTCCGGCCTTCTGTTCCGCTGGCTGTTCCTCGGCGAGGAGCGTAGCCTGACCCTTCTGGTTCTGGTCGGGATCGTCTTCGGCATTCTCTTTCGCTCACTGTCGCAGTTCATGCAGCGCCTGCTCGACCCCAATGCGTTCCAGGTGCTGCAGGACTCGTTCTTTGCAAGCTTTGCGACCGTCGACTCCACTCTGCTCGCCGTGGCCACCGCCATTGTCGTCCTGGTCAGTCTCTGCGCTTTGCGGCTAGGCCATACCTTCGACGTGCTATCGCTCGGCCGCGCCCATGCCATCAATCTTGGTGTCGACTACAAGCGCACGGTCGTCGTCATCCTGGTGTTGGTGTCCGTGCTGGTAGCGGTATCGACCGCGCTGGTAGGGCCGATCACGTTCTTCGGTCTGCTTGTCGCAAGCCTCGCTCATTCGTTGGTCGGCACCTCGCGTCACCGCTACGTGTTGCCGGCGGCGGTACTGCTTGCCGTTACCTGCCTTGTCGGCGGGCAGACCGTGCTGGAGCGCGTCTTTGCCTTCGACACTGCACTTTCGATCATCATCGAGTTCCTCGGCGGCATCGTCTTCATCTTTCTTGTCCTGCGGAGGGCCGCGCGATGA
- a CDS encoding ABC transporter ATP-binding protein — protein MIVADSVTKHYDSRCVVDGVSITLPSGGITSIIGPNGAGKSTFLSMVSRLMSMDRGTVTVDGLDVTKAPSDVLARRLSILRQDNHMTARLTVRDLVSFGRYPYSKGRLTIEDKGHIDQAIDYLNLADLAERFLDELSGGQRQRAFVAMVLCQDTDYVLLDEPLNNLDLKHAVSMMRQLRQASRELGKTIVVVLHDINFASVYSDHIVCMKDGKVAREGTPERIITSDVLTAVYQTPVHVETIGGRRIGIYYE, from the coding sequence ATGATCGTCGCCGATAGCGTCACCAAGCACTATGACTCGCGCTGCGTTGTCGATGGTGTGTCGATCACGCTGCCTTCTGGTGGGATCACGTCGATCATCGGTCCCAACGGCGCCGGCAAGTCGACCTTCCTTTCCATGGTCAGCCGGCTGATGAGCATGGACCGCGGCACGGTGACGGTGGATGGCCTTGATGTCACAAAAGCCCCGAGCGATGTGCTGGCGCGTCGCTTGTCGATCCTGCGCCAAGACAACCACATGACGGCTCGATTGACCGTACGGGACCTCGTCAGCTTCGGTCGCTATCCGTATTCGAAAGGGCGCCTGACGATCGAGGACAAAGGACATATCGACCAGGCGATCGACTATCTCAATCTAGCCGATCTGGCCGAACGGTTCCTGGATGAGCTTTCCGGCGGCCAGCGGCAGCGGGCCTTCGTGGCCATGGTGCTGTGTCAGGATACCGACTACGTGCTGCTCGATGAGCCGCTTAACAATCTCGATCTCAAACATGCCGTCAGCATGATGCGACAGCTGCGACAGGCATCGCGAGAACTCGGCAAGACCATCGTTGTCGTGCTGCACGATATCAATTTCGCGTCGGTCTACTCCGATCACATCGTCTGCATGAAGGACGGCAAGGTTGCCCGTGAGGGCACGCCTGAGCGCATCATTACCTCCGATGTTCTGACCGCGGTCTATCAAACGCCGGTGCATGTCGAGACCATCGGCGGCCGCCGCATCGGCATCTATTATGAATAG
- a CDS encoding siderophore-interacting protein, giving the protein MDRPVAERVRHELKFRVAEVVRTERITPLMMRVTFTDPSFADFPSAAYDDHVKIWFHPEGTEPVVPVPGPNGLDWPEGMPKPEGRDYTPRSFDRKKQELAIDFVLHDGGIAAEWAAGAKPGDRLGIGGPRASFVVRDDFDYYVLIGDATALPAIGRRIEELPAETRIIAFVEVATLAERQDFSHATNLEMTWIERSAGASLTQTVKAATLPPGQGYIFIAGEAAMSSGLREHFITAGHDADLIKAAGYWRLGEPDFYDGHAH; this is encoded by the coding sequence ATGGATCGTCCGGTAGCCGAGCGTGTGCGCCACGAACTCAAATTTCGTGTGGCCGAAGTTGTGCGCACCGAGCGCATTACCCCGCTCATGATGCGCGTCACGTTCACGGATCCAAGCTTCGCCGACTTTCCTTCGGCTGCTTATGACGACCACGTCAAAATCTGGTTTCATCCCGAAGGAACAGAGCCAGTCGTTCCGGTTCCTGGCCCGAACGGCCTGGACTGGCCCGAGGGAATGCCGAAGCCTGAAGGGCGCGACTACACCCCTCGCAGCTTCGATAGGAAGAAGCAGGAGCTGGCGATCGACTTCGTTCTGCATGACGGTGGCATCGCGGCAGAGTGGGCCGCAGGCGCCAAACCCGGCGACCGCCTTGGCATTGGGGGGCCTCGCGCATCGTTCGTCGTGCGCGATGACTTCGATTACTACGTTCTGATCGGCGACGCGACGGCGCTCCCGGCTATCGGCCGGCGTATCGAAGAACTGCCGGCCGAGACCAGGATCATTGCCTTTGTCGAGGTCGCCACCCTGGCCGAGCGCCAAGATTTCAGCCACGCGACAAACCTGGAAATGACCTGGATCGAGCGCTCAGCCGGCGCCTCGCTTACCCAAACCGTGAAAGCGGCGACGCTTCCACCAGGTCAGGGATACATCTTCATCGCCGGCGAGGCAGCCATGTCCTCCGGCTTGCGCGAGCACTTCATCACTGCAGGGCATGACGCAGACCTGATCAAGGCTGCCGGCTATTGGCGTCTTGGCGAACCCGACTTCTACGACGGTCATGCGCATTGA
- a CDS encoding tyrosine-type recombinase/integrase, producing MSQYDPAAAGRPACNAGRQVGAKRALKVRQIWSIRFFLDREGRMRDRALFDLAIDSKLRGCDLVKIKIGTLVAGPAILSRSIVIQQKTGRPHQFEITAKTRASLRAWLERRGGTIVDFAFPSRVVPNGHLSTRQYVRLVDEWVTAIGLTPEEYGIHSLRRTKASLIYKATGNLRAIQILLGHSKIENTVRYLGVDVDDALSLSEATEI from the coding sequence ATCTCACAGTACGATCCTGCGGCTGCAGGAAGACCTGCTTGCAATGCCGGCAGGCAGGTTGGCGCGAAACGTGCATTGAAGGTCAGACAAATCTGGTCAATCCGCTTCTTCCTCGACCGAGAGGGAAGGATGAGGGACCGAGCACTTTTTGACCTTGCGATCGACAGCAAGCTTCGGGGCTGCGATCTGGTGAAGATCAAGATCGGCACGCTCGTGGCTGGCCCTGCCATCCTATCGCGGTCGATTGTAATCCAGCAGAAAACAGGCAGACCCCACCAGTTCGAGATCACCGCGAAAACAAGAGCCAGCCTGCGTGCCTGGCTCGAGCGACGCGGCGGCACAATCGTTGACTTCGCCTTCCCGAGCCGTGTGGTGCCAAATGGCCACCTGAGCACCCGTCAATACGTCAGGCTGGTGGACGAGTGGGTCACGGCCATCGGGCTGACGCCTGAGGAGTATGGCATCCATTCTCTGCGCCGTACAAAGGCGTCGCTTATTTACAAAGCCACAGGCAACCTTCGGGCCATCCAGATACTGCTTGGCCACAGCAAGATCGAGAACACAGTTCGTTACCTTGGCGTGGATGTCGACGACGCTTTGTCGTTGTCAGAGGCTACCGAGATCTGA
- a CDS encoding GntR family transcriptional regulator has translation MPPRKQPRAKPIDIEVEDAEDVTDRICATLSTAIADGALKPGSKIIEEAIAEHFGVSRTVVRGALGVLQRERLLERKRNRGTFVAEPSIEEAHQLFEARRALERTILELVVARITEADFARLEAITAAELRLHEQDHDAAKATMVGQFHVELAAIAGNVVLSEMLAKLVARLSLVMALYEDERQDDCGADHHRAIVLALRAKDIRKAQTLMDTHLADIEGRVKLTPGQSERHSFMSVLETFSES, from the coding sequence ATGCCCCCTCGCAAACAGCCGCGCGCCAAGCCTATCGACATTGAGGTAGAAGATGCGGAAGACGTCACCGATCGCATCTGCGCGACGCTGTCGACAGCCATCGCAGATGGCGCGCTTAAGCCGGGCAGCAAGATCATCGAGGAAGCCATTGCCGAGCATTTCGGGGTCAGCCGTACGGTGGTGCGCGGTGCCCTGGGTGTTTTGCAGCGTGAGCGACTGCTAGAGCGCAAGCGCAACCGCGGCACCTTCGTCGCGGAGCCCAGCATCGAGGAAGCGCACCAGCTTTTTGAAGCGCGCCGGGCGCTCGAGCGCACGATCCTCGAACTGGTGGTTGCCAGGATTACCGAGGCAGATTTCGCTCGGCTGGAGGCCATCACCGCCGCCGAACTTCGACTGCACGAGCAGGATCATGACGCGGCAAAGGCGACCATGGTCGGCCAATTCCACGTCGAGCTCGCCGCCATCGCCGGCAATGTCGTGCTCAGCGAAATGCTCGCCAAGCTGGTGGCCAGACTATCCCTTGTGATGGCGCTCTATGAAGACGAGCGGCAGGACGACTGCGGCGCCGACCACCACCGCGCAATCGTATTGGCCTTGCGCGCAAAAGACATCCGCAAGGCCCAGACCCTGATGGATACCCACCTCGCCGACATCGAAGGACGCGTGAAGCTCACGCCGGGGCAAAGCGAACGGCACAGCTTCATGTCCGTGCTGGAGACGTTCAGCGAGTCCTAG